A single window of Microbacterium oryzae DNA harbors:
- a CDS encoding type II toxin-antitoxin system PemK/MazF family toxin codes for MARQGLLGMLVSRALDALSGAVKGAPPAPRRAQRSGRRSAPATARSAPPRPAPAPSAPPVARDPRSTARTVEVDPHAMRDLRLRYAPDRDGAPDAGEIVWTWVPYAERDGRGKDRPVLVIAAHGADRAYAVKLTSKPHDGDREYVSIGSGPWDGQGRESWVDLDQLYSVHRDGMRREAAELDRERFARIAAELRRRYGWRA; via the coding sequence GTGGCACGACAGGGACTCCTCGGCATGCTCGTCTCGCGCGCGCTCGACGCGCTCTCCGGAGCGGTGAAGGGCGCGCCTCCGGCGCCACGGCGCGCGCAGCGGTCGGGGCGCCGATCCGCGCCCGCGACCGCGCGGTCCGCTCCGCCGCGCCCCGCTCCCGCGCCATCCGCTCCTCCCGTCGCGCGCGACCCGCGCTCGACGGCGCGGACGGTCGAGGTCGACCCGCACGCGATGCGCGACCTGCGCCTGCGCTACGCGCCCGATCGCGACGGGGCGCCCGACGCGGGCGAGATCGTCTGGACGTGGGTGCCGTACGCGGAGAGGGACGGGCGGGGGAAGGACCGGCCCGTGCTCGTGATCGCCGCGCACGGCGCCGACCGCGCGTACGCGGTGAAGCTCACGAGCAAGCCGCACGACGGCGACCGCGAGTACGTCTCGATCGGCTCGGGCCCGTGGGATGGCCAGGGCCGGGAATCGTGGGTCGACCTCGATCAGCTGTACAGCGTGCACCGCGACGGGATGCGTCGCGAGGCCGCCGAGCTCGACCGCGAGCGGTTCGCCCGCATCGCCGCGGAGCTCCGCCGTCGATACGGCTGGCGCGCGTAG
- a CDS encoding formate/nitrite transporter family protein produces MSYLKPAELIGTVIDAGASKVMLSTRDTLLRAILGGALLSLAAAFAVTVSTTTGIPLLGALLFPVGFIMLYLLGFDLLTGVFVLTPLAWLDRRPGVTVGAILRNWGLVFLGNFIGAFSVAVLMAVVVTYGFSTPPNEVGEAIGHIGEGRTLGYAEHGFAGMLTLFVRGVLCNWMVATGVILSMVAKDVPGKVVAMWMPIMLFFFMGFEHSIVNMFLFPSGLLLGGDFTILDYLIWNEIPTVLGNLVGGLLCVGLPFYATYGRPGSPRRSARVQASEVPASVPTAV; encoded by the coding sequence ATGTCGTACCTCAAGCCCGCCGAACTCATCGGAACCGTGATCGACGCCGGCGCATCCAAGGTGATGCTGTCGACGAGAGACACCCTGCTGCGCGCGATCCTGGGTGGCGCGCTGCTGTCCCTCGCCGCCGCCTTCGCCGTGACCGTCTCCACGACGACGGGCATCCCGCTGCTGGGCGCCCTGCTCTTCCCGGTCGGATTCATCATGCTGTACCTGCTCGGCTTCGACCTCCTCACCGGCGTCTTCGTCCTCACGCCGCTGGCGTGGCTCGACCGTCGCCCGGGCGTGACGGTCGGGGCCATCCTGCGCAACTGGGGTCTGGTGTTCCTCGGCAACTTCATCGGGGCGTTCTCCGTCGCCGTGCTCATGGCGGTCGTCGTCACCTACGGCTTCTCGACGCCGCCGAACGAGGTGGGAGAGGCCATCGGCCACATCGGCGAGGGCCGCACCCTCGGCTACGCCGAGCACGGGTTCGCCGGCATGCTCACCCTGTTCGTGCGCGGCGTGCTCTGCAACTGGATGGTCGCCACGGGCGTGATCCTGTCGATGGTGGCGAAGGACGTGCCGGGGAAGGTCGTCGCGATGTGGATGCCGATCATGCTCTTCTTCTTCATGGGATTCGAGCACTCCATCGTCAACATGTTCCTGTTTCCCTCCGGCCTGCTGCTCGGCGGCGATTTCACCATCCTCGACTACCTCATCTGGAACGAGATCCCCACGGTCCTCGGCAATCTCGTCGGCGGGCTGCTCTGCGTGGGACTGCCGTTCTACGCCACCTACGGACGCCCCGGTTCGCCGCGGCGCTCCGCACGGGTGCAGGCGTCCGAGGTGCCGGCGTCGGTGCCGACCGCCGTCTGA
- the nirB gene encoding nitrite reductase large subunit NirB: protein MSFTDPATTRIVVVGGGMVAHRFVESLLSRGGDEWRVTLVGEEPFGPYDRVALTSFFSGATAEDLALERAWLEDPRVRLVPGDPVVRVDRAARRVTTRSGLSIGYEHLVLATGSYAAKLAVDGFEHEGCFVYRTLDDVTRLRRFVQRRAAELGRPLSGTVIGGGLLGLEAAGALQTLDVDCTVVQSSDRLMSAQLDRPGSDVLRRLIEARGLRVRTEALTTRLDADRSGQVTGLEFQDGTWERTDVVVFTVGVRPRDELARSAGLEVHARGGVVIDATCTTADPRISAIGEVASFGGASVGLVAPGYAMAEVAATRLLGGDAAFPGYDLSTKLKLSGVDVASFGDAFAETPGALDVVYADPVAGVYKKLVLSDDAKTLLGGILVGDASAYGALRPLVGSALGGDPVAFLLPEDGAAPPTGALSDEALVCSCNGVTAGRIRTAVHEEGCADVPAVKSCTKAGAACGSCVTMIKKIVGSELEKAGAAVSDALCEHFAMSRRQLFDAVRVSGLRTFSAVIERFGRGRGCDICKPALASILATLTGTHVLDGENATLQDTNDHVMANLQKDGSYSVVPRIPGGEITPEGLLAIGEVARDYGLYTKITGGQRIDMFGARLEQLPDIWRRLVDAGFESGHAYGKSLRTVKSCVGSTWCRYGVQDSVGMAVRLELRYRGLRSPHKIKFGVSGCARECAEARGKDVGVIATEAGWNMYVGGNGGFTPRHAVLLAEGLDDAALLTAIDRFLMYYIFTADRLQRTAPWFEDLEGGIEGLRAVIFEDSLGLCADLDAAMARHIDGYEDEWKATLDDPEKLRRFSSFVNAPATPDPSLAYTVERGQPRPASAEERDAGVLIAGTTLEVRA from the coding sequence ATGAGCTTCACCGATCCCGCCACGACGAGAATCGTCGTCGTGGGCGGGGGGATGGTCGCCCACCGCTTCGTGGAGAGCCTCCTCAGCCGGGGCGGAGACGAGTGGCGGGTCACGCTGGTCGGCGAGGAGCCCTTCGGGCCCTACGACCGCGTCGCCCTCACGTCGTTCTTCTCGGGTGCGACCGCCGAGGACCTCGCCCTGGAGCGCGCGTGGCTCGAGGACCCGCGGGTGCGACTCGTGCCCGGCGACCCCGTGGTGCGGGTCGACCGCGCCGCCCGCCGCGTCACGACGCGCAGCGGCTTGAGCATCGGCTACGAGCACCTCGTGCTGGCCACCGGCTCATACGCCGCCAAGCTCGCCGTCGACGGCTTCGAGCACGAGGGCTGCTTCGTCTACCGGACCCTCGACGATGTGACGCGCCTGCGGCGGTTCGTCCAGCGCCGCGCCGCGGAGCTCGGGCGTCCGCTGTCGGGCACCGTGATCGGCGGCGGCCTCCTCGGCCTGGAGGCGGCGGGCGCGCTGCAGACCCTCGACGTCGACTGCACGGTCGTGCAGTCGTCGGACCGGCTCATGTCGGCGCAGCTCGACCGCCCCGGCAGCGACGTGCTCCGACGGCTCATCGAGGCGCGCGGTCTGCGGGTGCGCACCGAGGCGCTCACGACGCGTCTCGACGCCGACCGCTCGGGTCAGGTGACGGGGCTGGAGTTCCAGGACGGGACCTGGGAGCGGACCGACGTCGTCGTCTTCACCGTGGGGGTGCGACCGCGCGACGAGCTCGCGCGGTCGGCGGGGCTCGAGGTGCACGCGCGCGGCGGCGTCGTGATCGATGCGACGTGCACGACGGCGGACCCGCGCATCTCGGCGATCGGGGAGGTGGCGAGCTTCGGCGGCGCCAGCGTCGGGCTCGTCGCGCCCGGTTACGCCATGGCCGAGGTCGCGGCGACGCGCCTGCTGGGCGGGGACGCCGCCTTCCCCGGCTACGACCTGTCCACCAAGCTCAAGCTCTCCGGTGTGGATGTGGCGAGCTTCGGCGACGCGTTCGCGGAGACCCCCGGCGCCCTCGACGTCGTCTACGCCGACCCGGTGGCCGGCGTGTACAAGAAGCTCGTCCTCTCCGACGACGCGAAGACCCTGCTCGGAGGCATCCTCGTCGGCGACGCATCGGCCTACGGCGCGCTGCGCCCCCTCGTCGGCAGCGCCCTGGGCGGAGACCCGGTCGCCTTCCTGCTGCCCGAAGACGGCGCGGCGCCCCCGACGGGCGCCCTGAGCGACGAGGCGCTCGTGTGCTCGTGCAACGGGGTCACCGCCGGGCGCATCCGCACGGCCGTGCACGAGGAGGGCTGCGCGGACGTCCCGGCCGTCAAGTCGTGCACGAAGGCGGGAGCGGCCTGCGGCTCGTGCGTCACGATGATCAAGAAGATCGTCGGCAGCGAGCTCGAGAAGGCAGGCGCTGCCGTGAGCGATGCGCTCTGCGAGCACTTCGCGATGTCGCGTCGCCAGCTGTTCGACGCCGTGCGGGTCTCCGGCCTGCGCACCTTCAGCGCCGTCATCGAGCGGTTCGGCCGCGGCCGCGGGTGCGACATCTGCAAGCCCGCGCTCGCGAGCATCCTGGCCACGCTCACCGGCACGCACGTCCTGGATGGCGAGAACGCGACCCTGCAGGACACGAACGACCACGTCATGGCCAACCTCCAGAAGGACGGCAGCTACTCCGTCGTCCCGCGCATCCCCGGCGGGGAGATCACGCCGGAGGGGCTCCTCGCGATCGGCGAGGTCGCACGCGACTACGGGCTCTACACGAAGATCACCGGCGGGCAGCGCATCGACATGTTCGGCGCCCGGCTCGAGCAGCTGCCGGACATCTGGCGACGCCTGGTCGACGCGGGCTTCGAGTCCGGGCACGCCTACGGCAAGTCGCTGCGCACGGTGAAGTCGTGCGTGGGGTCGACCTGGTGCCGGTACGGCGTGCAGGACTCCGTCGGGATGGCCGTCCGGCTCGAGCTGCGCTATCGAGGCCTGCGCTCGCCGCACAAGATCAAGTTCGGCGTCTCCGGCTGCGCGCGCGAATGCGCGGAGGCCCGAGGCAAGGACGTGGGCGTCATCGCTACCGAGGCGGGCTGGAACATGTACGTGGGCGGCAACGGCGGCTTCACGCCGCGGCACGCGGTGCTCCTGGCCGAGGGGCTCGACGATGCGGCGCTGCTGACGGCGATCGACCGGTTCCTCATGTACTACATCTTCACGGCCGACCGCCTGCAGCGGACGGCTCCGTGGTTCGAGGACCTCGAGGGCGGCATCGAGGGTCTCCGCGCGGTCATCTTCGAGGACAGCCTCGGGCTCTGCGCCGACCTCGACGCGGCCATGGCGCGTCACATCGACGGATACGAGGACGAGTGGAAGGCGACGCTGGACGATCCGGAGAAGCTGCGCCGGTTCTCGTCGTTCGTCAATGCGCCCGCGACGCCCGACCCATCCCTCGCCTACACCGTCGAGCGCGGTCAGCCCCGGCCCGCGAGCGCGGAGGAGCGCGACGCCGGCGTGCTCATCGCCGGAACCACGCTGGAGGTGCGCGCATGA
- the nirD gene encoding nitrite reductase small subunit NirD: MTLLDAVEAAAEERAGWIEVCALADLEVERGRAALIGDTQVALFLLHGGRVHAVANRDPYSGAHVISRGIVGTRHDAPTVASPMYKQVFDLRTGACLDAQGKEPSALRVWPAAVSDDGRVLIQWKDAR; the protein is encoded by the coding sequence ATGACGCTTCTCGACGCCGTCGAGGCCGCGGCGGAGGAGCGCGCGGGCTGGATCGAGGTCTGCGCGCTCGCCGATCTCGAGGTGGAACGCGGCCGGGCCGCCCTGATCGGGGACACCCAGGTGGCGCTCTTCCTGCTGCACGGCGGCCGCGTGCACGCCGTCGCGAACCGCGATCCCTACAGCGGCGCGCACGTCATCTCGCGCGGCATCGTCGGGACCCGCCATGACGCGCCCACCGTCGCCTCGCCCATGTACAAGCAGGTCTTCGACCTCCGAACCGGCGCGTGCCTCGACGCCCAGGGCAAGGAGCCGTCCGCCCTGCGCGTCTGGCCCGCCGCGGTGTCGGACGACGGCCGGGTCCTCATCCAGTGGAAGGACGCCCGATGA
- the cobA gene encoding uroporphyrinogen-III C-methyltransferase, whose amino-acid sequence MTTMIGISLTGRRVLLVGGGAVTARRLPRFLDDGAQVVVVAPALAAATRELVVRHGVEWIAREVRADDVDGAWMVHAATGERRVDDEVAAECERRRVLCVNASDGAHGTARLAAESRSGDVLVGVVSQDGVDPGRAARLRDAVDAQLRAGRLPVRARRPGGPGRVDLVGGGPGPSDLLTVRGRRLLAEADVVVADRLGPTDVLRELEPDVPVIDVGKRPGHHTMPQERINALLVDLAREGKRVVRLKGGDPFVYGRGGEEVAACLAAGVAVEVVPGLTSAVSVPQAAGIPVTHRGTSAGLHVVNGQAEVSSSTLAALADDAVTTVVLMGVAALPRLVAAAREAGAPDERPVAIVERGHTPAQRTTRTTLGRVIADAAAADVRNPAVIVVGEVARAGLLLAASALAGDATQ is encoded by the coding sequence ATGACCACCATGATCGGCATCTCCCTCACCGGCCGCCGCGTCCTCCTCGTCGGCGGCGGTGCGGTCACCGCGCGACGCCTGCCGCGCTTCCTCGACGACGGCGCCCAGGTGGTCGTCGTTGCCCCCGCGCTCGCCGCGGCCACGCGGGAGCTCGTCGTCCGCCACGGGGTGGAGTGGATCGCGCGGGAGGTGCGCGCGGACGACGTCGACGGGGCGTGGATGGTCCACGCGGCGACGGGGGAGCGTCGCGTCGACGACGAGGTCGCCGCCGAGTGCGAGCGCCGGCGCGTGCTGTGCGTGAACGCCTCCGACGGGGCGCACGGCACCGCGCGCCTCGCCGCGGAGAGCAGGTCGGGCGACGTGCTCGTCGGGGTCGTCTCGCAGGACGGCGTCGATCCCGGCCGCGCCGCCCGCCTCCGCGACGCGGTGGACGCGCAGCTGCGCGCGGGGCGGCTGCCCGTGCGGGCGAGGCGCCCGGGAGGTCCCGGGCGCGTCGACCTCGTCGGCGGCGGACCCGGCCCGTCGGACCTGCTCACCGTCCGCGGACGCCGCCTGCTGGCCGAAGCCGACGTCGTCGTGGCCGACCGCCTCGGACCGACCGACGTGCTGCGGGAACTGGAGCCCGACGTGCCGGTCATCGACGTGGGCAAGCGCCCGGGCCACCACACCATGCCCCAGGAGCGGATCAACGCGCTCCTCGTCGACCTGGCGCGGGAGGGCAAGCGCGTGGTCCGGCTGAAGGGCGGGGACCCCTTCGTATACGGACGCGGCGGCGAGGAGGTCGCCGCCTGCCTCGCCGCCGGCGTCGCCGTGGAGGTCGTGCCGGGCCTCACCAGCGCGGTCTCCGTGCCGCAGGCCGCAGGGATCCCCGTCACGCACCGCGGCACATCCGCCGGTCTGCACGTGGTGAACGGCCAGGCCGAGGTGTCGTCATCCACGCTGGCCGCGCTCGCCGACGACGCGGTGACGACGGTGGTGCTCATGGGGGTCGCCGCGCTTCCGCGACTGGTCGCCGCAGCGCGGGAAGCGGGTGCGCCGGACGAGCGCCCCGTCGCGATCGTCGAACGCGGGCACACGCCCGCGCAGCGCACGACGCGGACTACCCTCGGTCGGGTGATCGCCGACGCCGCTGCCGCCGATGTGCGCAATCCCGCCGTGATCGTCGTCGGCGAGGTCGCCCGCGCCGGTCTGCTGCTGGCCGCGTCCGCGCTGGCGGGTGATGCGACGCAGTGA
- a CDS encoding uroporphyrinogen-III synthase — MTAPTRPLLSAALDGCAVVIAVDRRSSELTAALERHGARVQRAPALTIVPHIDDDALLAATAALVARPPDVVVVTTGVGFRGWMEAAEESGMRDELHAALATAQIVARGPKARGAIEQAGLAADWVAESETSSELGEFLLAEGVAGRRVAIQHHGSGADGLDSLFAEAGADVVSLTVYRWGPPPDPDVVVRSVVAAAQGEVDAVLFTSAPGAAEWLAEADRQGVLDDLARLSRSGRLLMAAVGPITSAPLVDVGIEVLVAERGRLGSLVRSVVTHFGGGRAPSLATVAGRLELRSGGVVLDGRHVALSRTGVGVMRALFDARGGVVTRQELQASLARSADSAHAVEVAVARVREALGAPQLIRTVVKRGYRLDVVEDASG, encoded by the coding sequence GTGACCGCTCCCACCCGGCCCCTCCTCTCCGCAGCCCTCGACGGCTGCGCCGTCGTCATCGCCGTCGACCGGCGGTCGTCGGAGCTGACCGCCGCGCTCGAACGGCACGGCGCGCGGGTGCAGCGCGCCCCGGCGCTGACGATCGTTCCGCACATCGACGACGACGCGCTGCTCGCCGCGACTGCGGCCCTCGTCGCCCGGCCTCCGGATGTCGTCGTCGTGACGACCGGCGTCGGGTTCCGCGGATGGATGGAGGCCGCCGAGGAGTCCGGCATGCGCGATGAGCTGCATGCGGCCCTTGCGACGGCCCAGATCGTCGCGCGGGGACCGAAGGCGCGCGGCGCCATCGAGCAGGCCGGCCTCGCGGCGGATTGGGTGGCGGAGTCCGAGACGTCGAGCGAGCTGGGGGAGTTCCTCCTCGCGGAGGGCGTCGCGGGCCGGCGGGTCGCCATCCAGCACCACGGGTCAGGCGCGGATGGGCTGGACAGCCTGTTCGCGGAGGCAGGGGCCGACGTCGTCAGTCTCACCGTCTACCGGTGGGGGCCGCCGCCCGATCCCGACGTCGTGGTGCGGTCGGTGGTCGCGGCGGCCCAGGGCGAGGTGGACGCGGTGCTCTTCACGTCGGCGCCGGGGGCCGCCGAGTGGCTCGCCGAGGCCGATCGCCAGGGCGTCCTCGACGATCTGGCCAGACTGTCGCGTTCGGGACGCCTGCTCATGGCCGCGGTGGGGCCGATCACATCCGCGCCCCTCGTCGACGTGGGCATCGAGGTGCTCGTCGCCGAGCGCGGCCGGCTCGGATCGCTCGTGCGCTCGGTCGTGACGCACTTCGGCGGCGGGCGCGCGCCATCCCTCGCCACCGTCGCCGGGCGTCTCGAGCTGCGAAGCGGCGGAGTCGTGCTGGACGGCCGGCACGTCGCGCTGTCGCGGACCGGCGTCGGCGTGATGCGCGCGCTCTTCGACGCCCGCGGGGGCGTCGTCACCCGGCAGGAGCTGCAGGCGTCGCTGGCGCGGTCGGCCGACAGCGCTCATGCGGTCGAGGTCGCGGTGGCGCGCGTGCGGGAGGCGCTCGGTGCGCCGCAGCTCATCCGCACCGTCGTCAAGCGCGGGTATCGACTCGACGTCGTGGAGGACGCCAGCGGGTGA